The Streptomyces sp. NBC_00344 genome includes a window with the following:
- a CDS encoding ArsR/SmtB family transcription factor: MPTDDLPQTFHVTTDEQLRAVSNLTRHRIMAVLRFEPATITQIAERVGLAKGSSSYHVRLLERAGLVKVVRTRKVRGVTERYYTMAARAIVLPDPGEGGPDVLMRNAVADLEAAPTEGERHVRMAHLRLTEEQFAQLGARLEALADEYRELSDPSLPDASLVFALFHPTPHEQAEGNVK; this comes from the coding sequence ATGCCTACCGATGATCTTCCCCAGACCTTTCACGTCACCACGGACGAGCAGCTGCGCGCCGTCTCCAATCTCACGCGCCACCGGATCATGGCCGTGCTCCGCTTCGAGCCGGCGACGATCACGCAGATCGCCGAGCGGGTGGGGCTCGCGAAGGGGAGTTCCAGCTATCACGTGCGGCTGCTGGAGCGGGCCGGCCTGGTGAAGGTGGTGCGGACGCGGAAGGTGCGGGGGGTCACCGAGCGGTACTACACGATGGCCGCGCGGGCGATCGTGCTGCCGGATCCGGGCGAGGGAGGCCCGGATGTGCTGATGCGGAATGCGGTGGCCGACCTGGAGGCAGCGCCGACGGAAGGCGAGCGGCACGTACGGATGGCGCATCTGCGGCTCACCGAGGAGCAGTTCGCACAGCTGGGGGCGCGGCTGGAGGCACTGGCGGACGAGTACCGGGAGCTGTCCGATCCGTCGCTGCCGGACGCGTCACTCGTCTTCGCATTGTTCCACCCGACACCCCACGAGCAGGCCGAAGGGAACGTCAAGTGA
- a CDS encoding TetR/AcrR family transcriptional regulator, producing the protein MARDAGRPLRADAQRNRDKILAAAVRVFTEEGLDAHFERIAREAGVGTGTLYRNFPTREGLIEAAYRNEVARLCDAVPGLLGAMSPPEALRAWTRRFIDYATAKLGMADALRAVVNSGTNPYADSHEMIEAALSSLMDANTAAGTIRSDISPTDMFAALAGIALTSAKPEQREQAERLLDLTLDGLKPAPSRLPEN; encoded by the coding sequence ATGGCCCGGGATGCAGGACGCCCGCTGAGGGCTGACGCACAGCGGAACCGGGACAAGATCCTGGCCGCCGCGGTGCGCGTGTTCACTGAGGAGGGACTGGATGCGCACTTCGAGCGCATCGCCAGAGAAGCGGGCGTGGGAACCGGCACCCTCTACCGCAACTTCCCGACCAGGGAAGGTCTGATCGAGGCGGCGTACCGCAACGAAGTGGCCCGGCTGTGCGACGCCGTCCCCGGCCTCCTTGGCGCGATGTCGCCGCCTGAGGCCCTGCGAGCCTGGACTCGCCGCTTCATCGACTACGCCACCGCCAAACTCGGCATGGCCGACGCCCTGCGAGCCGTCGTCAACTCGGGAACCAATCCCTACGCCGACAGTCACGAGATGATTGAGGCCGCCCTCTCCTCCCTCATGGACGCCAATACCGCTGCCGGAACGATCCGGTCCGACATCAGCCCGACCGACATGTTCGCCGCCCTCGCTGGTATCGCCCTCACCTCGGCCAAGCCCGAGCAGCGAGAGCAGGCCGAACGCCTCCTCGACCTCACCCTGGACGGACTGAAACCTGCGCCGTCGCGGCTTCCCGAAAACTGA
- a CDS encoding SDR family oxidoreductase, protein MTGIEGKVVAITGASSGIGEATALLLAEHGAKIVLGARRPERLEALAARIEKAGGEAAWARTDVTRREDLSGLVKLARDRYGKLDVLVSNAGIGLISRLDDLRVEDWEEMIDVNLKGVLYGIAAALPVFREQGFGHFVNTVSTAGLRIVPLQSVYAGTKNAVRTISEGLRQEAGDSLRVTVVSPGAVRTDFAERMDPAVKDQIDKMMEIALSPDAVARAIAFAIEQPDGVDIGDIVVRPTAQG, encoded by the coding sequence ATGACGGGAATCGAAGGCAAAGTCGTGGCGATCACGGGCGCCAGCAGCGGCATCGGTGAGGCGACCGCGCTCCTGCTCGCCGAGCACGGCGCGAAGATCGTCCTCGGGGCACGCCGTCCGGAGCGCCTTGAGGCCCTGGCCGCCCGCATCGAAAAGGCCGGCGGTGAAGCCGCCTGGGCCCGCACGGACGTGACGCGACGCGAGGACCTTTCCGGCCTCGTCAAGCTGGCACGCGATCGATACGGCAAGCTCGACGTCCTCGTCAGCAATGCCGGGATCGGTCTGATCTCCCGTCTGGATGACCTGCGCGTCGAGGACTGGGAGGAGATGATCGACGTCAACCTCAAAGGGGTCCTGTACGGGATCGCCGCAGCCCTTCCCGTCTTCCGGGAGCAGGGCTTCGGGCACTTCGTCAACACCGTGTCCACCGCCGGACTGCGCATCGTGCCGCTCCAATCGGTGTACGCCGGCACGAAGAACGCCGTGCGCACCATCTCTGAGGGCCTGCGCCAGGAGGCCGGCGACAGCCTGCGCGTGACCGTCGTCTCGCCCGGCGCCGTCCGCACGGACTTCGCAGAGCGTATGGATCCGGCTGTGAAGGACCAGATCGACAAGATGATGGAGATCGCTCTTTCGCCGGACGCGGTGGCCCGCGCCATCGCCTTCGCCATCGAACAGCCGGACGGTGTCGATATAGGTGACATCGTCGTTCGCCCCACCGCCCAGGGATAG
- a CDS encoding FUSC family protein, giving the protein MRSESGSVVRVRWRAAVQWLGWEFAAVGRTAGSAVRRSGPERDAMVQSLKAAGAAIAAWALTGWWLEAPLALMAPWTAIALVMSTVYRSLYSGVQQFAIIMVGTLWASAAMAVTGNSTLGAMALTLPFMVLLGNYRRLGSQGIYGATTALFVITYGASTLNQVGHRLLETLIGAVVGVAVNAFILPPVHLRSVRDNLHALARGSGELLAMVAEGLREEEGLARAGGWHDRACRLGQTVQALADARQWTSESYRFNPGWRLRRGSPQPPAEIDAVWERVGAHLVAITRTLQNTAGADARLTSPSYAYLARWADLAENAAAVCNAEADLLEGAGPSQPLRDQRHAALERARIVHEELTTEFQREQGAAIAVGGELVVETQQLLRELADIN; this is encoded by the coding sequence ATGCGAAGTGAAAGCGGTTCGGTAGTGCGGGTACGGTGGCGTGCGGCGGTTCAGTGGCTGGGCTGGGAATTCGCTGCGGTGGGCCGCACGGCCGGCTCCGCGGTCAGGCGTTCGGGACCTGAACGGGACGCCATGGTGCAGTCGCTCAAGGCTGCCGGTGCTGCAATCGCAGCCTGGGCCCTGACCGGATGGTGGCTCGAGGCGCCACTGGCTCTGATGGCGCCATGGACGGCCATTGCGCTGGTCATGAGCACTGTCTACCGCTCCCTGTACTCGGGCGTGCAGCAGTTCGCCATCATCATGGTGGGCACCTTGTGGGCGTCAGCGGCCATGGCCGTCACCGGAAATTCCACGCTGGGCGCCATGGCCCTCACGCTGCCGTTCATGGTGCTGCTCGGCAACTACCGCCGGCTCGGCAGTCAGGGCATCTACGGGGCTACCACCGCTCTTTTCGTCATTACCTACGGTGCGTCCACGTTGAACCAAGTCGGGCACCGGCTGCTGGAGACTCTGATCGGCGCCGTGGTGGGTGTTGCCGTCAACGCCTTCATCCTGCCACCGGTGCATCTGCGCAGCGTGCGCGACAACCTCCACGCACTGGCCCGTGGCAGCGGGGAACTGCTCGCCATGGTGGCCGAGGGCCTCCGCGAGGAAGAGGGGCTCGCGCGCGCCGGGGGGTGGCATGACCGCGCCTGCCGGCTCGGCCAGACGGTCCAGGCCCTGGCGGATGCCCGGCAGTGGACCTCTGAGAGCTACCGGTTCAATCCGGGCTGGCGGTTGCGCCGGGGCTCCCCGCAACCGCCGGCAGAGATCGACGCGGTCTGGGAGCGGGTAGGAGCTCACCTCGTCGCCATCACCCGCACGCTCCAGAACACGGCCGGCGCCGACGCACGGCTCACTTCCCCTTCGTACGCGTATCTGGCCCGGTGGGCCGACCTCGCGGAGAACGCCGCGGCCGTATGCAACGCGGAAGCCGACCTTCTCGAGGGGGCCGGACCATCGCAGCCTCTGCGCGATCAACGACATGCCGCACTGGAAAGGGCACGGATCGTACACGAGGAACTCACCACAGAATTTCAGCGGGAACAAGGGGCAGCGATTGCGGTCGGCGGTGAACTCGTCGTGGAGACACAGCAACTTCTGCGCGAACTCGCCGACATCAATTGA
- a CDS encoding LPFR motif small protein codes for MLKAIADVIRSIGGAIATVVTLPFRAVARLFGGASDTAHGHH; via the coding sequence ATGCTGAAGGCGATCGCAGACGTTATTCGTTCTATCGGTGGTGCCATCGCCACCGTCGTGACCCTGCCCTTCCGCGCTGTCGCACGGCTCTTCGGTGGAGCCTCCGACACCGCCCACGGCCACCACTGA
- a CDS encoding RNA polymerase sigma factor, producing the protein MLEQVFRDEWGRVLASLVGFLHDFDKAEDAAQEAFAIAAERWPASGVPDNPGAWLATTARNRAIDRMRRERTLAEKVLPRVLGFARAGDTPLLSASEAVMDEFDDTVIKDERLELIFTCCHPALPLEGQVALTLRALGGLETAEIARAYLVSEETMKRRLSRAKAKIKATGIPFAVPGARLLPDRLDAVLAVIYLIYNEGYRGRVDLGAEAIRLGRVLAALMPDEPEAHGLLALMTIHHARRRARFSGEDLVLLDDQDRSLWNMSEVGSGRAALDRALALGGRGAYVVQAMIASMQTRERIDWPLVAEMYRRLVALTGSPVVELNRAVAVAQAGDPAAALYAVDRLDLDGYLYFHSTRGELLRRLGREAEAGLAFRRAIELATSPPERRFLTRRLEQL; encoded by the coding sequence GTGCTGGAGCAGGTTTTCCGCGACGAGTGGGGCCGGGTGCTGGCCTCGCTGGTCGGGTTCCTGCACGACTTCGACAAGGCCGAGGACGCTGCGCAGGAGGCGTTCGCGATCGCGGCGGAGCGCTGGCCTGCGTCGGGCGTGCCGGACAACCCGGGTGCGTGGCTGGCGACGACGGCCCGCAACCGGGCGATCGACCGCATGCGCCGGGAGCGCACCCTGGCCGAGAAGGTCCTTCCCCGCGTTCTCGGCTTCGCTCGAGCAGGGGATACCCCATTGCTGTCGGCATCCGAGGCCGTCATGGACGAGTTCGACGACACCGTGATCAAGGACGAACGGCTGGAGCTGATCTTCACCTGCTGCCACCCGGCGCTGCCGCTGGAGGGGCAGGTCGCTCTCACGCTGCGGGCCCTCGGTGGCCTGGAGACCGCCGAGATCGCCCGGGCGTATCTGGTCTCGGAGGAGACCATGAAGCGGCGCCTGTCGCGCGCCAAGGCCAAGATCAAGGCGACCGGGATCCCGTTCGCAGTCCCCGGCGCGCGTCTGCTGCCCGACCGGCTCGATGCGGTGCTGGCCGTCATCTATCTGATCTACAACGAGGGCTACCGAGGCCGGGTCGACCTGGGCGCCGAAGCGATCCGCTTGGGACGAGTGCTCGCCGCACTCATGCCCGACGAGCCGGAGGCGCACGGGCTGCTGGCGCTCATGACGATCCACCACGCCCGGCGACGGGCCCGGTTCTCCGGCGAGGATCTCGTGCTGCTCGACGATCAGGACAGGTCGCTGTGGAACATGAGCGAGGTCGGGTCGGGACGGGCGGCGCTCGACCGGGCGCTCGCGCTGGGCGGACGCGGCGCATATGTCGTTCAGGCCATGATCGCGTCGATGCAGACGAGGGAGCGGATCGACTGGCCGCTGGTCGCCGAGATGTACCGGCGTCTGGTCGCACTCACCGGCTCCCCGGTGGTCGAACTCAACCGCGCCGTGGCGGTCGCTCAAGCCGGCGACCCTGCCGCGGCGTTGTACGCCGTCGACCGCCTCGACCTGGACGGCTACCTGTACTTCCACTCGACCCGCGGCGAGCTGCTGCGACGCCTCGGCCGTGAAGCGGAGGCCGGACTGGCGTTCCGTCGGGCGATCGAGCTGGCGACCTCGCCCCCCGAGCGGCGGTTCCTGACGCGGCGGCTCGAACAGCTCTGA
- a CDS encoding YciI family protein: MHYALLIYTEPGHEEALSDVERETAYAEYLALADDDRCLDAAQLQPAEMATSVRVAGGRTLMTDGPFADTKEVLGGICLVETADLDEAIELAARVPAARLGGVVEVRPVVRR, from the coding sequence ATGCACTACGCCTTGCTCATCTACACGGAGCCCGGCCATGAGGAGGCGTTGTCGGATGTGGAACGTGAGACGGCGTATGCCGAGTATCTGGCGCTGGCCGATGACGACCGGTGCCTCGATGCTGCGCAGCTGCAGCCCGCCGAGATGGCGACCAGCGTGCGCGTGGCCGGGGGCCGGACGCTGATGACCGACGGCCCGTTCGCGGACACCAAGGAGGTGCTCGGCGGTATCTGTCTGGTCGAGACGGCCGATCTGGACGAAGCGATCGAGCTGGCGGCGCGCGTCCCGGCCGCCCGGCTCGGCGGCGTGGTGGAGGTCAGACCGGTGGTGCGGCGCTGA
- a CDS encoding SDR family NAD(P)-dependent oxidoreductase: MTTRQQKINSGFGAGSTTSDVLRGIDLSGRLAIVTGGSSGLGLETTRALAGAGARVIVPARRRAAAHEAVDGIDGVEVEKLELTDLDSVRSFAERFLSSDRAIDIMINNAGIMASPQTLVGPGWEAQFATNHLGHYALVNRLWPAIERGGARVVSVSSNGHQLSDIRWDDMHFAHGYDKWQAYGQAKTANALFALHLDVLGRDAGVRAFSLHPGTISTQLARHMSQEELAELTATIGASATNSGWKTPEQGAATQVWAATSPQLRGMGGVYCEDCDIAGPAAEDTVLGSGVRDWATDRERAARLWRLSAELTGVDAFTTRT, from the coding sequence ATGACCACTCGACAGCAAAAGATCAACAGCGGATTCGGCGCCGGCAGTACCACGAGTGATGTTCTGCGGGGCATCGACCTGTCCGGCAGGCTCGCGATCGTGACCGGTGGCTCTTCGGGTCTGGGCCTGGAGACGACACGGGCCCTGGCCGGCGCGGGAGCACGTGTCATCGTGCCTGCCCGGCGCCGCGCCGCTGCCCATGAAGCGGTGGACGGGATCGACGGCGTGGAGGTGGAGAAACTGGAGCTGACGGACCTGGACAGTGTGCGGTCCTTCGCCGAGCGTTTCCTCTCCTCGGATCGCGCCATCGACATCATGATCAACAATGCCGGGATCATGGCAAGCCCGCAGACGCTGGTCGGCCCCGGCTGGGAGGCGCAGTTCGCGACCAATCACCTCGGCCACTACGCGCTGGTGAACCGGCTCTGGCCGGCGATCGAGCGTGGGGGTGCGCGCGTAGTTTCGGTGTCGTCCAACGGGCACCAGCTCTCGGACATCCGCTGGGACGACATGCACTTCGCGCACGGCTACGACAAGTGGCAGGCATATGGGCAGGCGAAGACGGCCAATGCCCTGTTCGCCCTCCATCTGGACGTACTGGGCCGTGACGCCGGGGTGCGGGCGTTCTCGCTTCATCCGGGAACCATCTCCACGCAGTTGGCCCGCCATATGTCGCAGGAGGAGCTGGCGGAGTTGACGGCGACGATCGGCGCCAGTGCGACGAACAGTGGCTGGAAGACGCCCGAACAGGGGGCGGCGACGCAGGTATGGGCGGCGACCTCACCACAGTTGCGAGGCATGGGCGGCGTGTACTGCGAAGACTGTGACATCGCCGGCCCTGCGGCAGAGGACACCGTTCTCGGAAGCGGTGTGAGGGACTGGGCCACCGACCGGGAGCGGGCAGCGCGGCTGTGGCGGCTGTCGGCCGAACTCACCGGAGTCGACGCCTTCACCACGCGGACATGA
- the nadE gene encoding ammonia-dependent NAD(+) synthetase has translation MTDPASRTLQQEIARDLQVSASFDPAQEIERRVAFLAERLTSTGLKSLVLGISGGVDSTTAGRLCRLAVERARAAGHDATFYAMRLPYGVQADEKDAQLALGFIDADQVLTVDVKSATDAALADLLTGGLTFQDAHHQDFVQGNIKARQRMIAQYAVAGAHDGLVVGTDHAAEAVSGFFTKHGDGAADVVPLTGLTKRRVRAVAEVLGAPAELVWKTPTADLETLDPGKPDEDSLGVTYDEIDDFLEGKPVVESAFRSIVRRYRLTEHKRQLPLAP, from the coding sequence GTGACCGACCCGGCGTCCAGAACCCTGCAGCAGGAGATCGCCCGGGATCTCCAGGTGTCCGCGAGTTTCGATCCCGCGCAGGAGATTGAGCGCAGGGTGGCCTTTCTCGCCGAGCGGCTGACTTCGACGGGGCTGAAGTCGCTGGTGCTCGGTATCAGCGGGGGTGTTGACTCCACGACTGCGGGACGCCTCTGCCGGCTCGCAGTGGAGCGGGCGCGCGCTGCCGGGCACGACGCGACCTTTTACGCCATGCGTCTGCCGTACGGGGTCCAGGCGGACGAGAAGGACGCGCAGCTCGCCCTGGGCTTCATCGACGCCGACCAGGTCCTGACCGTGGACGTGAAGTCGGCGACTGACGCCGCGCTGGCCGACTTGCTGACCGGTGGGCTGACCTTTCAGGACGCACACCATCAGGACTTCGTGCAGGGCAACATCAAGGCCCGGCAGCGGATGATCGCGCAGTACGCGGTCGCGGGCGCTCACGACGGCCTCGTCGTCGGCACCGACCACGCGGCCGAAGCCGTCTCCGGATTCTTCACGAAGCACGGAGACGGCGCGGCTGACGTCGTACCGCTGACGGGGCTGACCAAACGCCGGGTGCGGGCCGTGGCCGAGGTGCTGGGCGCCCCGGCCGAATTGGTGTGGAAGACACCTACGGCCGACCTCGAGACCCTTGATCCCGGCAAGCCCGACGAGGACTCCCTCGGGGTGACATACGACGAGATCGACGACTTCCTGGAGGGGAAGCCCGTCGTCGAATCCGCCTTTCGGTCGATCGTCCGCCGCTACCGCCTGACCGAGCACAAGCGCCAGCTGCCGCTCGCACCCTGA
- a CDS encoding family 2B encapsulin nanocompartment shell protein — protein sequence MAVGAEQGAVRTQPSGQQSLATSAARNLATTTKSVPQTRETSSRWLLRMLPWVDVHGGTYRVNRRLSHSVSDGRVTFVQTGGRVSVVPGELGELPPLRGYGDEAVLNELAGRCEQVDCAPGTVLARAGDAKDRVFLLAHGRVDKVGTGRYGAVATIGFLADGAHFGDQCLTETAPAWECTFRATTACTLLVLSRRDVDNVAARARSLGDHLDRAAALPQQRTNTYGEAMIDLAAGHAGEPLVPHTFVDYDPGPREYELSLAQTVLKVHSRVADLYNDPMNQTEQQLRLTLEALRERQEHELVNNPEFGLLNNCDYAQRLQPHDGVPGPDDMDELLSRRRGNKFFLAHPRAIAAFGRECSQRGLVLERLDVGGHRVPSWRGVPIYPCGKIPVSEARTTSILCMRTGEDDQGVIGLRQAGIPDEIEPSLSMRFMGIDERAIISYLVTAYFSAAVLVPDALGILEGVEVGRWR from the coding sequence ATGGCCGTTGGAGCCGAGCAGGGAGCCGTGCGAACGCAACCGTCCGGGCAGCAGAGTCTGGCGACGTCCGCCGCACGGAACCTGGCGACGACCACGAAGTCCGTTCCGCAGACGAGGGAGACTTCCTCGCGCTGGCTGCTGCGGATGCTGCCCTGGGTAGATGTGCACGGCGGAACCTACCGGGTCAACCGGAGACTGAGCCACTCCGTGAGTGACGGGCGGGTGACCTTCGTGCAGACCGGCGGGCGGGTCTCGGTCGTCCCGGGTGAGCTGGGGGAACTGCCGCCGCTCCGAGGCTACGGCGACGAGGCGGTACTGAACGAGTTGGCCGGTCGTTGCGAGCAGGTCGACTGCGCGCCGGGCACGGTGCTGGCTCGTGCAGGCGACGCGAAGGACCGGGTCTTCCTGCTGGCGCACGGCCGCGTCGACAAGGTTGGCACCGGACGGTACGGCGCAGTCGCCACTATCGGATTCCTGGCCGACGGCGCCCACTTCGGCGACCAGTGCCTGACCGAAACGGCCCCGGCCTGGGAGTGCACGTTCCGCGCCACCACCGCCTGCACACTTCTGGTGCTGTCCAGGAGAGACGTCGACAACGTCGCCGCGCGCGCCAGGTCGCTCGGCGACCACCTGGACAGAGCGGCGGCACTTCCGCAGCAGCGCACCAACACGTACGGCGAGGCGATGATCGATCTCGCGGCCGGACACGCGGGCGAGCCGCTCGTCCCGCACACCTTCGTCGACTACGACCCGGGGCCACGCGAATACGAGCTCTCCCTCGCGCAGACGGTCCTGAAAGTCCACAGCCGCGTCGCCGACCTCTACAACGATCCGATGAACCAGACCGAGCAACAACTCCGCCTCACCCTCGAGGCGCTGCGCGAGCGCCAGGAGCACGAGCTCGTCAACAACCCGGAGTTCGGACTGCTCAACAACTGCGACTACGCGCAGCGCCTGCAGCCCCATGACGGGGTGCCCGGTCCCGATGACATGGACGAGCTGCTCTCGCGGCGGCGCGGCAACAAGTTCTTCCTCGCCCACCCCCGGGCCATCGCCGCGTTCGGCCGCGAATGCAGTCAACGCGGCCTGGTCCTGGAGCGGTTGGACGTCGGGGGCCACCGCGTTCCTTCCTGGCGCGGTGTGCCGATCTATCCGTGCGGGAAGATCCCGGTCAGCGAGGCTCGTACGACCTCGATCCTCTGCATGCGCACGGGTGAGGACGACCAGGGCGTCATCGGGCTGCGACAGGCGGGGATCCCGGACGAGATCGAGCCGAGCCTGTCGATGCGGTTCATGGGCATCGATGAGCGGGCGATCATCTCCTACCTTGTCACCGCCTACTTCTCGGCCGCGGTTCTGGTCCCCGATGCGCTCGGCATCCTGGAGGGCGTCGAAGTCGGCCGCTGGCGCTGA
- a CDS encoding family 2 encapsulin nanocompartment cargo protein terpene cyclase produces MRTPPDPSSHLALERLLAGPTGQGTAASRAFHSPTTSTAPQTTGSSPQDDAPSGAGGPSAGRQTVRIPPLYCPDAVRDDPDLGEEVNNRLVEWAAEIGIFTGRLERLRSHQFGRLFMLAHPDCDDPDRLLTAARCGLAEWAVDDHWVDEGDDTEPELLGSRLAMAHAVIDPVRLPARYLAQFEEVVHQQPVLRAFRSSLAHLSRIADTTQVARLRHELAVMFVAYGQEAEWRSSGRKPAVWEYLLHRYENAFYPCMVLIDSVGGYELPAQEFADPTVRRTYLYAGMANVLLNDLYSMAKEDPGDTNLPNLIALEDNCSLQEAVDRTAAIHDELMHTVQADCAVLSAAGSPQLRRYLAGLWAWMGGSKQWHATSARYHQAN; encoded by the coding sequence GTGCGGACGCCGCCGGACCCTTCCTCGCACCTCGCACTCGAACGCCTGCTGGCCGGCCCCACGGGACAAGGCACGGCCGCCAGTCGCGCCTTCCACTCCCCCACCACGTCCACGGCCCCGCAGACAACCGGGTCCTCTCCCCAGGACGATGCCCCGTCCGGCGCAGGAGGCCCGTCGGCCGGCCGGCAGACGGTGCGGATCCCGCCTCTGTACTGCCCCGACGCCGTGCGCGACGATCCGGATCTGGGGGAGGAGGTCAACAACCGCCTGGTCGAGTGGGCTGCGGAGATCGGCATCTTCACCGGACGCCTCGAACGCCTGCGCTCGCACCAGTTCGGGCGCCTGTTCATGCTGGCCCACCCCGACTGCGACGACCCCGACCGACTGCTGACCGCGGCCCGCTGCGGACTCGCCGAATGGGCCGTGGACGACCACTGGGTGGACGAGGGCGACGACACGGAACCGGAACTCCTGGGCTCCCGCCTGGCGATGGCCCACGCGGTGATCGACCCCGTCCGGCTCCCCGCCCGCTACCTGGCTCAGTTCGAAGAAGTCGTTCACCAGCAGCCTGTGCTGCGCGCCTTCCGGTCCAGTCTCGCCCACCTGTCCCGGATCGCCGACACCACCCAAGTGGCCCGTCTGCGCCACGAACTCGCGGTCATGTTCGTCGCATACGGGCAAGAGGCCGAATGGCGCAGCAGCGGGCGGAAGCCCGCGGTGTGGGAGTACCTCCTGCACCGCTACGAGAACGCCTTCTACCCCTGCATGGTGCTGATCGACTCGGTCGGCGGCTATGAACTGCCCGCCCAGGAGTTCGCCGACCCCACCGTGCGCCGCACCTACCTCTACGCCGGCATGGCCAACGTCCTGCTCAACGACCTCTACTCGATGGCCAAGGAAGACCCCGGAGACACCAACCTGCCCAACCTCATCGCCCTTGAGGACAACTGCTCCCTCCAGGAAGCCGTCGACCGTACGGCAGCCATCCACGACGAACTCATGCACACCGTCCAAGCCGACTGCGCCGTCCTGTCAGCGGCCGGCTCCCCGCAGCTGCGCCGATACCTGGCCGGTCTGTGGGCGTGGATGGGCGGCAGCAAGCAGTGGCACGCCACTAGCGCCCGCTACCACCAGGCGAACTGA
- a CDS encoding geranyl diphosphate 2-C-methyltransferase, whose translation MTVQDTTTAHPLRSLYQRSVANYWNQEMNPVNLRLGEVDGVYHHHYGIGEVDWSVLEGPEETRQERLTAELHRLECAQADLLMTHLGNITPADRLMDSGSGRGGSSFVAHSRFGCRVDGVSISETQVAFANSQAKEHGVEDKVRFHLKNMLHTGFETDSFQAIWNNESTMYVDLALLFPEYARLLKHGGRYVTITGCYNDTYGLPSRAVSEINAHYICSIHPRSRYFKEMAANRLVPVSVIDLTAATIPYWELRAKSPLATGIEKAFLDAYKDGSFQYLLVAADKV comes from the coding sequence ATGACCGTCCAGGACACCACCACCGCCCACCCCCTGCGCAGCCTCTACCAGAGGTCGGTCGCCAACTACTGGAACCAGGAGATGAACCCCGTCAATCTTCGCCTGGGCGAGGTGGACGGGGTCTACCACCACCACTACGGCATCGGCGAAGTGGACTGGTCCGTCCTCGAAGGTCCCGAGGAGACCCGTCAGGAACGCCTCACCGCCGAACTCCATCGCCTGGAGTGCGCCCAGGCGGATCTGCTGATGACCCACCTCGGCAACATCACCCCCGCGGACCGCCTCATGGACTCCGGTTCGGGACGCGGTGGCAGCAGCTTCGTCGCCCACAGTCGTTTCGGCTGCCGCGTCGACGGCGTGTCCATCTCCGAAACCCAGGTCGCCTTCGCCAACAGCCAGGCCAAGGAACACGGGGTGGAGGACAAGGTTCGCTTCCACCTCAAGAACATGCTCCACACCGGATTCGAGACTGACAGCTTCCAGGCCATCTGGAACAACGAGAGCACCATGTACGTGGACTTGGCGCTTCTGTTCCCCGAATACGCCAGGCTCCTCAAGCACGGCGGTCGCTACGTAACCATCACCGGCTGCTACAACGACACTTACGGACTGCCGTCCCGGGCCGTCAGCGAGATCAACGCCCACTACATCTGCAGCATTCATCCCCGCAGCAGGTATTTCAAGGAAATGGCCGCCAACCGGCTCGTCCCGGTCAGCGTCATCGACCTCACAGCGGCCACCATCCCTTACTGGGAACTGCGCGCAAAGTCACCCCTGGCCACGGGCATCGAGAAGGCCTTCCTGGACGCCTACAAGGATGGCAGTTTCCAGTACCTGCTGGTTGCGGCGGACAAGGTCTGA